GTTTCTATTTTACGTAACAAAAACAAAATTTTGTAAAGTATAAAAAAGAACTCTTACATTCAACAGTCATTTCTTTTTGAATTTCCATAATAGAAAAGATATCATTCTTTAAGCATCAATCCCTTTTGGAAATTATGATATTATTACTTCATGAATGACTTTACTCCTTTATATAATAGTGGATAAAAATTAATGCCATGTTTTTTATTTCAATATCAATATGCAACTTTCATACTATCAAAAATGGACGCATATATTTCTATCGTCCTAATAAATAATAAGGGAGGTTCTTTATGGAAAATAATTATTATCCATTTTTTAATTTACCATTATTATATGCCTATAATGCCCTTGAACCATTTATTGATGAAAAAACAATGTACTTACATCATGATAAGCATCTGCAAACTTATATTGATAACTTAAACGCTATTTTAAAAGACCAGCCAAAACTACAAAAGCTATCCTTAGAACAGCTGATTAAAATCGCAGGAAATTTACCGAAAAAACTACAAATATCTATACGAAATAATGCGGGAGGAGTCTATAATCATCGTTTCTTCTTTCAAGGAATAGCACCTCCCATAGAAAAAGAGCCAGAAGGGAAACTAATTCAAAAAATCAACTGCCAATTCGGGAGTTTTCATAATTTTAAAGTAGAGTTTAAAAAATCTGCGCTATCTGTATTTGGTTCTGGTTATACCTGGCTCGTATCAAATAGGTGCAAATTAAAAATGATTACAACCTCTAATCAAAATTGTCCTCTTGAACAAGGACTTTTCCCTATTCTTACAATAGACGTATGGGAGCATGCGTATTATCTAAAACATTACAATGTCCGTAGCGGATATGTTGACGATTGGTTCAAAATTGTAGATTGGAATCAAGCAGAGCAAAATTTTCTTGGCATTTCGTTGCACAAGTCAATTTAAATAACGATTCCCACTTAAAAATTACTGATTCTATATCTTGCATGGATTGTTTGTATCTTATTTATTTCAATTATTTTTATGTAACTAATATTTTCACCATTTTTTAAGCTCAATTATGATTAACATAATTGAGCTTTTTATTTTTATCTATTTAAATAAATTATAGCTAATTATTTAATTTTTTATTTATTTTTCTAAATTTTAATATGATTTTAATACAATCCATGAGAAATAAATTTACTCTTTACATAAAATGATGTTACACTATACTAGTATATGTGGAAAGGAGAGATAGCAGGATGATTGAATTTAAAGGTGTTTATAAATCCTATAAAAACAAATCTGTTCTAGCAAATATCAACTTGACCATTAACGATGATGAATTCTTTGTATTAATTGGTGCTAGTGGATGTGGAAAAACCACCCTTTTAAAAATGATTAACAAGTTGAATTCCATTGACCGCGGCGAACTGTTGATTGATGGAACGTCTGTGAAAAAAATAAAAGAGTCGGACCTTCCAAAACAAATCGGATATGTTGTTCAGGAAGGTGGACTGTTTCCCCATATGACAGTAGGGGATAATATTGCGCTTACTATGAAATTGGCTGGGTTCTCCAAACAAGATATTCAGAACCGTGTGGATGAAATGTTAGAAATGGTAGCTCTGGAACCTGGAATCTACCGTGATTTATATCCATCACAACTCTCAGGGGGACAACGACAAAGAGTGGGGGTTGCCCGTGCTTTTGCAACAGATCCTCCTGTTATACTGATGGATGAACCTTTTTCTGCCTTGGATCCAGTAACAAGGAATGAATTACAAGATGAAGTATTCCATCTGCAAAATCGCACCCATAAAACTGTTGTGTTTGTTACTCATGATATGGACGAGGCAATTAAACTAGCTACCAGGATATGTATTATTCAAAACGGCCATATTGTACAATGTGACCGCCCTGAAGAAATTTTAAAACATCCAGCAAATAGCTATGTGGAAGAATTTATTGGTAAAAATAAGTTGTGGAGCAATCCTGAGTTTGTAAAAGCGGAAGACATTATGTTAAAACGTCCAGTACAGGCTTCTGGGGAACGCACTGTAATTCAGGCAATTCATATTATGGGACACTATAACGTGGATAGCCTTTTAGTTACAGAGGATGGCAAATTAAAAGGCGTTGTTTGGATGAATGATTTACGTAAAATTAAAAATGACAATGACAAAATCAGAAACTACGTCTCTGATGATTACATTTCTGTATTTAACGATACCTCTTTGAAAAAAATCATATCTACCATAGATTATAATATTTCTGGAATTATACCAGTGATTGACCATGAATCCAATTTAAAAGGATTTTTAACCAAAGGTAGAATGCTTTCTATCCTAAGCCGTCAATTCACTCCAGAAGGTTCTTCCGAAGAAAGGAGTGGTATCATTGACTGAGTTTTTCCAGTTATTTATGGAGAAAAAAGGGGAACTACTACAGCTGTTCCTAGAACATATGAATATGACTGCATTGGCGGTATTCATTTCTTTGGCAATTGGTGTTCCAATTGGTGTACTTATTACCAGGAATAAAACGATTTCTAAAATTGTAATTGGAATTGCAAATATTATGCAATCGATTCCTTCCATTGCGTTATTGGCTTTTTCTGTACCATTTTTAGGAATTGGCACCAAGCCAGCGATTTTTATGGTCATTATTTATGCCCTGCTGCCAATTATTAAAAATACTTACACTGGTATTATCAGTATTGATCCCAAAACAATAGAGGTCGCAAAAGGTTTGGGGTTAACAAAATGGAAACGGTTGTTCCGAATTGAACTGCCAATTGCTGCACCATTTATTATGTCCGGTATCCGTATTTCTGCAGTTGCCGCAGTTGGTA
This is a stretch of genomic DNA from Clostridium facile. It encodes these proteins:
- a CDS encoding superoxide dismutase: MENNYYPFFNLPLLYAYNALEPFIDEKTMYLHHDKHLQTYIDNLNAILKDQPKLQKLSLEQLIKIAGNLPKKLQISIRNNAGGVYNHRFFFQGIAPPIEKEPEGKLIQKINCQFGSFHNFKVEFKKSALSVFGSGYTWLVSNRCKLKMITTSNQNCPLEQGLFPILTIDVWEHAYYLKHYNVRSGYVDDWFKIVDWNQAEQNFLGISLHKSI
- a CDS encoding ABC transporter ATP-binding protein, coding for MIEFKGVYKSYKNKSVLANINLTINDDEFFVLIGASGCGKTTLLKMINKLNSIDRGELLIDGTSVKKIKESDLPKQIGYVVQEGGLFPHMTVGDNIALTMKLAGFSKQDIQNRVDEMLEMVALEPGIYRDLYPSQLSGGQRQRVGVARAFATDPPVILMDEPFSALDPVTRNELQDEVFHLQNRTHKTVVFVTHDMDEAIKLATRICIIQNGHIVQCDRPEEILKHPANSYVEEFIGKNKLWSNPEFVKAEDIMLKRPVQASGERTVIQAIHIMGHYNVDSLLVTEDGKLKGVVWMNDLRKIKNDNDKIRNYVSDDYISVFNDTSLKKIISTIDYNISGIIPVIDHESNLKGFLTKGRMLSILSRQFTPEGSSEERSGIID